One window from the genome of Oryctolagus cuniculus chromosome 1, mOryCun1.1, whole genome shotgun sequence encodes:
- the LOC138846558 gene encoding olfactory receptor 51G1-like gives MTILQNCSLQKATFFLTGFQGLEDLHGWISIPFCSIYLTVILGNLTILHVIRTDATLHEPMYYFLAMLALTDLGLCLSTLPTVLGIFWFDAREIGIPACFTQLFFIHTLSLVESSVLLSMSIDRYVAICNPLHYSTILTPARIVKMGLSSVIRSSLLILPLPFLLKCFQYCRSHVLAHAYCLHLEIMKLACSSIMVNHIYGLFVVACTVGVDSLLIFLSYALILRTVLSIASRQERLRALNTCVSHICAVLLFYIPMIGLSLVHRFGEHLPRIVHLLMSYVYLLVPPLMNPIVYSIKTKQIRLRIIKKFEFLKSL, from the coding sequence ATGACCATCCTTCAAAATTGCAGCCTCCAAAAAGCCACTTTCTTCCTGACAGGCTTCCAAGGTCTGGAAGATCTCCATGGCTGGATCTCTATTCCCTTCTGCTCCATCTACTTGACAGTTATTTTGGGGAACCTTACCATCCTCCATGTCATCCGTACTGATGCCACCCTCCATGAACCCATGTACTATTTCTTGGCCATGCTTGCCCTCACAGACTTGGGCCTTTGCCTTTCCACTCTGCCCACTGTGCTGGGCATCTTTTGGTTTGATGCCAGAGAAATTGGCATCCCTGCCTGCTTTACTCAGCTCTTCTTCATCCATACCTTGTCTCTAGTGGAATCATCAGTTCTGTTGTCCATGTCCAttgaccgctatgtggccatctgtaacCCACTACACTACTCCACCATCCTGACACCTGCTCGTATTGTCAAGATGGGACTGAGTTCAGTGATTAGAAgctccctcctcatcctccccttGCCCTTCCTCCTTAAGTGCTTCCAGTACTGCCGCTCCCATGTGCTGGCTCATGCCTATTGTTTGCACCTAGAGATCATGAAGCTGGCCTGCTCTAGCATCATGGTGAATCACATCTATGGGCTCTTCGTTGTGGCGTGCACTGTGGGCGTGGACTCCCTCCTCATCTTCCTCTCGTATGCCCTTATCCTCCGCACCGTGCTGAGCATCGCCTCCCGCCAGGAGCGACTTCGAGCCCTCaacacctgtgtctcccacatcTGTGCTGTGCTGCTCTTCTACATCCCCATGATTGGTTTGTCTCTCGTGCACCGCTTTGGTGAACATCTGCCCCGTATTGTACACCTCCTCATGTCTTACGTATATCTGCTGGTACCACCCCTCATGAACCCCATTGTCTACAGCATCAAGACCAAGCAAATCCGCCTCCGTATTATTAAGAAGTTTGAGTTTCTAAAATCCCTTTAG
- the OLFR555 gene encoding olfactory receptor 555 — MNLNTSHANHHSFILTGIPGMPDKNPWMAFPLGLLYTLTLLGNGTILAVVKADQSLHEPMYYFLSILALTDVSLSMSTLPTMLSIFWFNIPEIGFDACITQMFFIHGFGVVESGVLVSMAFDRFVAIRDPLRYASTLTHGIIGKIGIIVLTRAVCVVFPVPFLIKRLPFCHSNVLSHSYCLHQDAMRLACASTRINNLYGLITVILTLGLDAFIILFSYILILKTVLGIASRAERLKSLNTCLSHICAVLLFYVPLIGVTIVHRFGKHLSPVVHMLMANIYLLLPPVLNPIVYSVKTKQIRIRIIQVFQRRKNRA, encoded by the coding sequence ATGAACTTAAATACATCACATGCCAACCACCATAGTTTCATCCTCACAGGTATTCCAGGGATGCCAGACAAGAATCCATGGATGGCCTTTCCCCTGGGACTTCTCTACACACTAACACTTCTGGGAAATGGAACCATCCTAGCTGTTGTCAAGGCTGATCAGAGTCTCCATGAACCTATGTACTACTTCCTCTCTATCTTGGCTCTGACTGACGTTAGCCTCTCCATGTCCACCTTACCAACTATGCTCAGCATCTTCTGGTTCAATATTCCTGAAATTGGCTTTGATGCATGCATCACACAGATGTTCTTCATCCATGGATTTGGAGTGGTAGAATCAGGAGTCCTAGTGTCCATGGCCTTTGACCGATTTGTGGCCATTCGAGACCCACTACGCTATGCTTCCACCCTCACTCATGGCATCATTGGAAAGATTGGGATAATTGTGCTCACAAGAGCAGTCTGTGTGGTCTTCCCTGTGCCTTTCCTGATAAAGAGGCTACCCTTCTGCCATTCCAATGTCTTGTCTCATTCATATTGTCTTCATCAGGATGCAATGAGGCTAGCCTGTGCCAGCACACGCATTAACAACCTCTATGGCCTCATCACTGTCATCTTAACATTAGGGCTTGATGCCTTCATCATTCTCTTTTCTTACATACTCATCCTGAAGACTGTGCTGGGCATTGCCTCCAGAGCTGAAAGGCTCAAATCCCTCAACACCTGTCTCTCTCACATCTGTGCTGTTCTCCTTTTCTATGTTCCTCTCATTGGGGTCACCATAGTCCACAGATTTGGGAAGCATTTATCACCAGTAGTGCACATGCTGATGGCCAATATCTATCTACTACTACCCCCAGTGCTAAACCCTATTGTCTACAGTGTGAAGACCAAGCAGATACGAATACGGATCATCCAAGTGTTCCAGAGAAGAAAAAACAGGGCCTAG